The following proteins are co-located in the Ensifer sp. WSM1721 genome:
- a CDS encoding RsmB/NOP family class I SAM-dependent RNA methyltransferase yields MRLGGRLSGAIEVLDDIEKRKRPVADALKDWGLSHRFAGSGDRAAIGNIVYDALRMKLSHAYLMDSDSATALGHAVMYRQWGFSVDALAAELADDKFAPEAPSGAMMTAFRERRLEDAPLYVQGDIPEWVQPSFEENFSDDWLAEAKALAGRPTLDLRVNTLKATREKVLKALERSGAEPAAIARHGVRIPAGEGASRLPNVTAEISFQKGWFEVQDEGSQIVADLVLPQEGEQVLDYCAGGGGKTLAMSAAMNNKGQVHAYDADRKRLAPIIERLKRAGTRNVQVHESAESLSSLVGRCDRVLVDAPCTGTGTWRRRPDTKWRLTQKNLEERLAQQEEALAGAAQFVRPGGHLIYVTCSVLPEENESQVYGFCEDNPEYEILSAADSWAALFGTDKPQPWSADMKTVTLTPASTETDGFFFCLMGRKG; encoded by the coding sequence ATGCGTTTGGGCGGAAGGCTCTCGGGAGCCATCGAGGTTCTTGACGATATCGAAAAGCGAAAGCGCCCCGTCGCCGACGCGCTCAAGGATTGGGGCCTCTCCCATCGCTTCGCCGGCTCCGGCGACCGCGCCGCCATCGGCAACATCGTCTACGATGCGCTGCGGATGAAACTCTCCCACGCCTATCTCATGGACAGCGACAGCGCCACGGCCCTTGGCCACGCCGTCATGTACCGGCAATGGGGCTTTAGCGTCGACGCTCTCGCGGCGGAGCTCGCGGACGACAAGTTCGCCCCAGAGGCTCCTTCGGGAGCCATGATGACGGCCTTCAGGGAGCGCCGGCTCGAAGATGCGCCGCTCTACGTGCAGGGCGATATACCGGAATGGGTTCAGCCCTCCTTCGAGGAGAACTTCTCGGACGACTGGCTTGCCGAGGCGAAGGCGCTTGCCGGCCGGCCGACGCTCGATCTCAGGGTCAACACGCTGAAGGCGACGCGCGAGAAGGTGTTGAAGGCGCTGGAGCGCAGCGGCGCGGAGCCCGCGGCGATCGCCCGCCATGGCGTACGCATCCCCGCCGGCGAGGGCGCCTCGCGCTTGCCGAACGTGACGGCGGAAATCTCCTTCCAGAAGGGCTGGTTCGAGGTCCAGGACGAGGGCTCGCAGATCGTCGCCGATCTCGTCTTGCCGCAAGAGGGCGAGCAGGTGCTCGACTATTGCGCCGGCGGCGGCGGCAAGACGCTCGCGATGTCGGCCGCGATGAACAACAAGGGCCAGGTCCACGCCTACGACGCCGACCGCAAGCGGCTGGCGCCGATCATCGAACGGCTGAAGCGCGCAGGCACTCGTAATGTGCAGGTGCATGAATCGGCCGAGTCGCTCAGCTCCCTCGTCGGCCGCTGCGACCGGGTACTCGTCGATGCACCCTGCACCGGCACTGGGACGTGGCGGCGCCGCCCGGACACGAAATGGCGCCTCACGCAAAAGAACCTGGAGGAGCGGCTGGCGCAGCAGGAGGAAGCGCTCGCCGGCGCCGCCCAGTTCGTGCGCCCGGGCGGTCACCTGATCTACGTCACCTGCTCCGTGCTTCCGGAGGAAAACGAGTCGCAGGTCTACGGCTTCTGTGAGGACAATCCGGAATACGAGATCCTCTCGGCTGCCGATAGCTGGGCGGCGCTTTTCGGAACCGACAAGCCGCAGCCCTGGTCGGCCGACATGAAGACCGTCACGCTGACGCCGGCGTCGACCGAAACCGACGGCTTCTTCTTCTGCCTGATGGGCAGAAAGGGATAG
- a CDS encoding glutathione S-transferase family protein encodes MPTLYHHPMSSASRFVRLILSEYGYQTELSEEQPWENRRDFLALNPAGTLPVYVDDSMRALCGATIISEYLDETSGIMKRDRRLLAEDPFQRAEIRRLTEWFLQKMEADVTRPLVRERIFKLQMTPDQGGGAPDSKILRTSRSNIRQHMKYLSWLAGSRPWLAGDRISYADLAAAAAISVLDYLGEIDWSEFPAAKEWYQRLKSRPSFRPLLAERVRGVTPVSHYADLDF; translated from the coding sequence ATGCCGACACTGTATCATCACCCCATGTCCTCCGCCTCGCGGTTCGTACGCCTTATTCTCTCAGAATATGGCTATCAGACGGAACTGAGCGAGGAACAGCCTTGGGAGAACCGCCGGGACTTTCTGGCGCTGAATCCGGCCGGTACGCTGCCGGTCTATGTCGATGACAGCATGCGCGCGCTGTGCGGCGCGACGATCATCTCGGAATATCTCGACGAGACCAGCGGTATCATGAAGCGCGACCGCCGGCTCTTGGCCGAGGATCCCTTCCAGCGCGCCGAAATCCGCCGGCTCACCGAATGGTTCCTGCAGAAAATGGAAGCCGACGTGACGCGCCCGCTCGTGCGCGAGCGTATCTTCAAGCTGCAGATGACCCCCGATCAGGGCGGCGGCGCGCCGGACTCGAAGATCCTCCGCACGTCGCGCAGCAATATCCGCCAGCATATGAAATATCTCTCCTGGCTCGCCGGGTCGCGGCCCTGGCTTGCTGGTGACCGCATCTCCTATGCGGATCTCGCCGCCGCCGCCGCGATCTCCGTGCTCGACTATCTCGGTGAAATCGACTGGTCGGAATTCCCCGCCGCCAAGGAATGGTACCAGCGGCTCAAATCGCGCCCGTCCTTCCGGCCGCTGCTTGCCGAGCGCGTGCGCGGCGTCACCCCCGTCTCGCATTATGCGGATCTTGACTTCTAA
- a CDS encoding septal ring lytic transglycosylase RlpA family protein has protein sequence MKPAKIKTAAAAALFTVGMGLVSASDSQAAGNGCGGASWYALSSKTASGERMNAAHLTAAHRSLKFGTKVQVTNKRNGKSVVVRINDRGPFIRGRVIDLSKAAASRIGMIRSGTASICYQVINS, from the coding sequence TTGAAGCCAGCGAAAATCAAGACTGCTGCCGCGGCAGCGCTATTCACCGTCGGGATGGGGTTGGTCTCGGCATCCGATAGTCAGGCGGCAGGCAACGGTTGCGGCGGGGCATCCTGGTACGCGCTTTCCTCCAAAACGGCGTCCGGCGAAAGAATGAACGCGGCCCACCTGACCGCCGCCCATCGCAGCCTGAAGTTCGGCACCAAGGTGCAGGTGACGAACAAGCGCAACGGCAAGTCCGTCGTCGTGCGGATCAACGATCGCGGCCCGTTCATCCGTGGCCGGGTGATCGATCTCTCCAAGGCCGCCGCCTCCCGGATCGGCATGATCCGCTCCGGCACCGCCAGCATCTGCTACCAGGTCATCAATTCCTGA
- the queG gene encoding tRNA epoxyqueuosine(34) reductase QueG — protein MPGDAAQAENQGRKRRTLTAFLKEEAAAKGFDICRITHPDAIPHTPDRLRQFLAAGCHGTMDWLAETAERRSDPRVLWGDVRSIALFGMNYGPEDDPRAILARRDRGAISVYAQNRDYHDVVKGRLKEIATRFGARAGEDVKVFVDTAPVMEKPLAEKAGIGWQGKHTNLVSREFGSWLFLGSLFTTAYLDLDEPERDHCGSCRACLDICPTNAFPAPYQIDARRCISYLTIEHKGPIAAELRPLIGNRIYGCDDCLAVCPWNKFAQSASEMKLKAREELRAPELSFLLTLDDAAFRSFFSGSPVKRIGRDRFIRNVLIAAGNSGEKNLIPVCKALTADASPTVRGMAVWALSQLMPPGDLAAFARQCGPETDNEVLSEWEMAGVSRCMS, from the coding sequence ATGCCCGGCGACGCTGCACAGGCGGAGAACCAGGGCAGGAAACGACGGACACTCACCGCCTTCCTGAAGGAGGAAGCCGCAGCCAAAGGCTTCGACATCTGTCGTATCACGCACCCGGACGCCATACCGCATACACCGGATCGGCTGCGGCAATTCCTTGCCGCCGGCTGTCACGGCACGATGGATTGGCTTGCCGAGACGGCCGAGCGCCGCTCTGATCCGCGCGTGCTCTGGGGCGATGTCCGTTCGATCGCCCTCTTCGGCATGAACTATGGTCCCGAAGATGATCCGCGTGCAATTCTCGCCAGACGCGACCGCGGCGCGATCTCCGTCTATGCCCAGAACCGCGACTATCATGATGTCGTCAAAGGCAGATTGAAGGAGATCGCGACGCGCTTTGGCGCCCGCGCCGGCGAGGACGTGAAGGTCTTCGTCGACACCGCCCCGGTCATGGAGAAGCCGCTTGCGGAAAAGGCCGGCATCGGCTGGCAGGGCAAGCACACCAATCTCGTCAGTCGCGAATTCGGCTCCTGGCTGTTTCTCGGCAGCCTGTTCACGACTGCCTATCTGGACCTCGATGAACCCGAGCGGGACCACTGCGGCTCCTGCCGGGCCTGTCTCGACATCTGTCCGACGAATGCCTTTCCGGCGCCCTATCAGATCGATGCGCGGCGCTGCATATCTTACCTGACGATCGAGCATAAGGGTCCGATCGCGGCTGAACTGCGCCCGCTGATCGGCAACCGCATCTATGGCTGCGACGACTGTCTTGCCGTCTGTCCGTGGAACAAGTTCGCGCAGTCGGCATCGGAAATGAAGCTCAAGGCGCGCGAGGAACTCAGGGCACCGGAGCTCTCCTTCCTTCTGACGCTCGATGATGCAGCCTTTCGCAGCTTCTTCTCGGGCTCGCCGGTGAAGCGCATCGGGCGCGACCGCTTCATCAGAAATGTCTTGATCGCGGCCGGCAATTCCGGTGAGAAGAACTTGATACCGGTCTGCAAGGCGCTCACGGCCGACGCTTCGCCGACCGTTAGGGGAATGGCGGTCTGGGCGCTTTCGCAGCTGATGCCGCCGGGCGATCTAGCCGCCTTCGCCCGACAATGCGGGCCTGAAACCGACAACGAGGTTCTTTCGGAATGGGAAATGGCAGGAGTGAGCCGATGCATGTCCTGA
- a CDS encoding SDR family oxidoreductase, translating into MHVLILGAGYSGTAIAKALAPAAQSVTGTTRSPEKLADLKAAGIEPLLFGGNEISPELADAMGRATHLIQSIAPGSDGDPMFRAGTPPLGQLLPRLEWVGYLSTVGVYGDHGGAWVTEDTPVKPVSERSRERVEAEDAWLEHGARQGIPVAVLRLAGIYGPGRNAFRNLAEGTARRIIKPNQVFNRIRVEDIGAATAFLAQRGMGGVFNVTDDEPAPPQDVVAEAARLMGVEPLPEIPFEKAEMSPMARSFYGENKRVSNARLRNAGFEFAFPNYRVSLAQLWATGAWRQQ; encoded by the coding sequence ATGCATGTCCTGATTCTTGGCGCCGGCTACTCCGGTACGGCGATCGCCAAGGCGCTCGCACCCGCCGCGCAATCGGTAACCGGAACGACCCGCTCGCCGGAGAAGCTCGCGGACCTCAAGGCCGCCGGCATCGAGCCGCTGCTCTTCGGCGGAAACGAGATTTCGCCAGAGCTTGCCGATGCCATGGGCAGGGCCACGCACCTCATCCAGTCCATCGCGCCGGGAAGCGACGGCGACCCGATGTTCCGCGCTGGCACGCCGCCGCTTGGCCAGCTGCTGCCGAGGCTTGAATGGGTAGGCTATCTTTCCACCGTCGGCGTCTATGGCGACCACGGCGGCGCGTGGGTGACCGAGGACACGCCGGTCAAGCCCGTCTCCGAGCGCTCCCGCGAGCGGGTCGAGGCGGAAGATGCCTGGCTCGAACACGGCGCGAGGCAGGGCATTCCGGTCGCGGTGCTCAGGCTTGCCGGTATTTACGGGCCTGGCCGCAACGCCTTCCGCAACCTCGCCGAAGGCACGGCGCGCCGTATCATAAAGCCGAACCAGGTGTTCAACCGCATCCGCGTCGAGGATATCGGTGCCGCCACGGCCTTCCTCGCTCAGCGCGGCATGGGCGGGGTCTTCAACGTGACCGACGACGAACCCGCGCCGCCGCAGGACGTCGTCGCCGAAGCCGCGCGGCTGATGGGCGTCGAGCCGCTGCCGGAAATCCCCTTCGAGAAGGCCGAGATGTCGCCGATGGCGCGCTCGTTCTACGGCGAGAACAAGCGTGTTTCGAATGCGCGGCTCCGCAACGCCGGCTTCGAATTCGCTTTCCCGAACTATCGCGTTTCGCTTGCACAGCTATGGGCGACGGGCGCCTGGCGGCAGCAGTAG
- a CDS encoding imelysin family protein, with translation MSKNFIRGAALALMTATSALALQPAHAATDAAAVVKHYAAIAHAKYEDALTTAEALDKAVDALIATPSEATLKAAREAWLKARNPYQETEVYRFGNTIVDEWEGKVNAWPLDEGLIDYVDPSYGTESDENALFVANVIANKTIKIDGKDVDATNITPEFLSGTLQEAAGIEANVATGYHAIEFLLWGQDLNGTGAGAGNRPYTDFDTKACTNGNCDRRVAYLKAASSLLVSDLKEMAANWAPDGAATKAVEADHKAGLAAILTGMGSLSYGELAGERMKLGLLLHDPEEEHDCFSDDTHNSHLHDAIGIQSAYTGEYTRVDGSKLTGASLSELVAAKDAALDKEMKDNLAATVEKMQAMAKRAETVEAYDQMIGEGNAEGNATVQAAIDGLIAQAKTVERVIAALDLGTIELEGSDSLDNPGAVFQ, from the coding sequence ATGAGCAAGAATTTCATCCGCGGCGCCGCGCTGGCACTGATGACGGCGACGTCGGCGCTGGCCTTGCAGCCGGCGCATGCGGCGACCGACGCCGCCGCGGTCGTCAAACACTATGCGGCGATCGCGCACGCCAAGTATGAGGACGCGCTGACGACGGCTGAAGCGCTCGACAAGGCCGTTGACGCACTGATCGCGACCCCAAGCGAAGCGACGCTGAAGGCCGCTCGTGAAGCCTGGCTCAAGGCGCGCAACCCCTATCAGGAGACCGAGGTCTACCGCTTCGGCAATACGATCGTCGACGAGTGGGAAGGCAAGGTGAATGCCTGGCCGCTCGACGAAGGCCTGATCGACTATGTCGATCCGAGCTATGGTACCGAGAGCGACGAAAACGCCCTCTTCGTGGCCAATGTGATCGCCAACAAGACGATCAAGATCGACGGCAAGGACGTCGACGCGACGAACATCACGCCCGAGTTCCTCTCCGGCACGCTGCAGGAGGCGGCGGGCATCGAGGCGAATGTCGCGACCGGCTATCACGCGATCGAATTCCTGCTCTGGGGCCAGGACCTGAACGGCACCGGCGCAGGCGCAGGCAACCGGCCCTATACCGATTTCGACACCAAGGCCTGCACCAACGGCAATTGCGATCGCCGCGTGGCCTATCTCAAGGCCGCTTCCAGCCTGCTCGTCTCCGACCTCAAGGAGATGGCCGCGAACTGGGCGCCCGACGGTGCGGCGACCAAGGCGGTCGAGGCAGACCACAAGGCCGGGCTTGCGGCGATTCTGACCGGCATGGGCTCGCTCTCTTACGGAGAGCTTGCCGGCGAGCGCATGAAGCTCGGCCTGCTGCTGCACGACCCGGAAGAGGAGCACGATTGCTTCTCGGACGATACCCACAACTCGCATCTGCACGACGCGATCGGCATCCAATCGGCCTATACGGGCGAATATACCCGCGTCGACGGCAGCAAGCTCACCGGCGCCTCGCTGTCCGAGCTCGTCGCCGCCAAGGACGCAGCGCTCGACAAGGAGATGAAGGACAATCTCGCGGCCACGGTCGAGAAGATGCAGGCGATGGCCAAGCGCGCGGAGACCGTCGAGGCCTATGACCAGATGATCGGCGAAGGCAATGCCGAAGGCAACGCCACCGTCCAGGCCGCGATCGACGGGCTGATCGCCCAGGCGAAAACCGTCGAGCGTGTCATCGCGGCGCTCGATCTCGGTACGATCGAGCTTGAAGGTTCGGACAGCCTGGATAATCCTGGCGCCGTCTTCCAATAA
- a CDS encoding magnesium transporter CorA family protein has protein sequence MLRIYKSQNSHLVLVDLLDGLASQEPVIWFDLFSPSSDEVRLVEDRLGIAIPTRDEMQEIELSDRLYQEDGAEFMTMTATAKLDSDYPVKVPVTFILKGTTLVTVRHADPKPFQIYANRIQKPNGAVCETGELVMLGLLEAMIDRTADALERAGSDIDAISREVFRKSNASATKKTRDLQSLIEQIGQKGDLLTVIRESLVSIGRLVAYHVALEGSTPRKAAKESRQRVKLIQRDAASLGDHALFLSNKINFLLDATLGLINLEQNQIIKIFSVAAVVFLPPTLVASIYGMNFEAMPELHWKLGYPFGLGAMVISALLPYLYFKRRGWL, from the coding sequence ATGCTGCGCATCTACAAAAGCCAGAACAGCCACCTTGTGCTCGTCGACCTTCTCGACGGCCTGGCATCCCAGGAACCGGTGATCTGGTTCGACCTCTTCAGTCCTTCGAGCGACGAAGTGCGCCTCGTCGAAGACCGCCTCGGCATAGCGATTCCCACGCGCGACGAGATGCAGGAGATCGAGCTTTCCGACCGCCTCTATCAGGAGGATGGCGCCGAGTTCATGACCATGACGGCGACCGCCAAGCTCGACAGCGACTATCCGGTCAAAGTGCCCGTGACCTTCATCCTCAAGGGAACGACGCTCGTCACGGTACGCCACGCGGACCCCAAACCGTTCCAGATCTACGCAAACCGGATCCAGAAGCCGAACGGGGCGGTCTGCGAAACCGGCGAACTGGTGATGCTTGGTCTGCTCGAGGCGATGATCGACCGCACGGCCGATGCACTCGAGCGCGCAGGCAGCGATATCGACGCAATCTCGCGCGAGGTCTTCCGCAAGTCCAATGCGAGCGCAACGAAGAAAACGCGTGACCTGCAATCACTGATTGAGCAGATCGGCCAGAAGGGCGACCTGTTGACGGTCATCCGCGAAAGCCTCGTCAGCATCGGCAGGCTCGTCGCCTATCATGTCGCTCTCGAAGGAAGCACTCCTCGCAAAGCGGCCAAGGAGAGCCGGCAGCGGGTCAAGCTGATCCAGCGCGACGCGGCCTCGCTCGGCGATCATGCGCTGTTCCTGTCGAACAAGATCAATTTCCTGCTCGACGCAACGCTCGGCCTCATCAATCTCGAGCAGAACCAGATCATCAAGATCTTCTCGGTCGCCGCCGTCGTGTTCCTGCCGCCGACGCTGGTCGCCTCGATCTACGGCATGAACTTCGAGGCGATGCCCGAGCTG
- a CDS encoding di-heme oxidoredictase family protein, with protein sequence MNVTARLLALPLAALIGLASTVVAIGKDAGPAARAEADQLATAKIRKAGVDIPLCPAGHRPHKGGDWPEAEPCPIVSSQVPKAPNSAARAQREWSSGTSPLADLSACGGDARQGRGGCERDDLSEQDLERVLKVTRPTTGFSKAEQFEALPGGATTTLAPIDRQVFSQFSANLPFEDEQNFKLGKALFEKLWVSSPSSTQASDGLGPLYNARACESCHPRDGRGRPPEGATDATSMFYRLARAPRDDAERRMIASYEALNFPDPVYGAQLQDSAVPGLAAEGRVRIAYTEEPVTLAGGETISLRKPHYSVGDLGYGAMDPTTTLSPRVASPMIGMGLIEAIHEADILARADPDDRDGDGISGRPALVRDGKTGRVTLGRFGWKAQNPTVRQQSADAFAIDLGISTPDLKLSHGDCTAGQQDCLKLPTGVQPRLGAVEAPTPVLDLVAFYSSNLAVPARRRASFPETLKGKRLFYEAGCAACHTPKFVTRRDAPHKEQAFQLIWPYSDFLLHDMGAGLADGQQVGLANGREWRTPPLWGIGLTRTVSGHSFLLHDGRARDLSEAILWHGGEAEKARDAFAAMREGDRKALITFLESL encoded by the coding sequence ATGAACGTGACCGCCCGCCTCCTCGCGCTGCCGCTCGCCGCGCTTATCGGCCTCGCCTCCACGGTCGTGGCGATAGGCAAGGATGCCGGCCCCGCGGCCAGAGCGGAGGCCGATCAGCTTGCAACGGCGAAAATCCGTAAAGCGGGTGTTGATATCCCCCTCTGCCCTGCCGGGCATCGCCCCCACAAGGGGGGAGATTGGCCAGAAGCTGAGCCCTGCCCGATAGTGAGCTCGCAGGTGCCGAAGGCGCCGAATTCAGCGGCGCGCGCGCAGCGCGAATGGTCAAGCGGGACATCGCCGCTTGCCGATCTCTCCGCTTGTGGGGGAGATGCGAGGCAGGGCAGAGGGGGGTGTGAACGTGACGACCTTTCCGAACAGGACCTCGAGCGCGTCTTAAAAGTGACGCGCCCAACCACCGGCTTCTCCAAAGCCGAACAGTTCGAGGCGCTTCCCGGCGGTGCTACCACGACGCTCGCGCCGATCGATCGGCAGGTCTTTTCCCAGTTTTCCGCCAATCTTCCCTTCGAGGACGAGCAGAACTTCAAGCTCGGCAAGGCGCTCTTCGAGAAGCTCTGGGTTTCCTCCCCCTCATCGACGCAAGCCTCCGACGGGCTGGGGCCGCTCTACAATGCGCGGGCTTGCGAGAGCTGTCATCCACGCGACGGGCGGGGCCGGCCGCCGGAAGGCGCCACGGACGCGACCTCGATGTTCTACCGCCTTGCCCGCGCCCCGCGGGACGATGCCGAGCGCCGGATGATCGCCTCATACGAGGCACTCAATTTTCCCGATCCGGTTTATGGCGCGCAGCTTCAGGACAGCGCCGTGCCGGGGCTTGCCGCCGAAGGCCGCGTCAGGATCGCCTATACGGAAGAGCCGGTGACGCTCGCCGGCGGCGAGACGATCTCGCTCAGGAAACCGCATTATTCTGTCGGCGACCTCGGTTACGGCGCGATGGACCCGACGACGACACTGTCGCCGCGGGTCGCCTCACCGATGATCGGCATGGGCCTGATCGAGGCCATCCATGAGGCCGACATCCTGGCCCGCGCCGATCCGGACGATCGCGATGGTGACGGCATCAGCGGCCGGCCGGCACTGGTGCGCGACGGCAAGACGGGCCGCGTTACGCTCGGCCGCTTCGGCTGGAAGGCGCAGAACCCGACCGTCCGCCAACAGAGCGCCGACGCCTTTGCCATAGACCTCGGCATTTCCACGCCCGACCTTAAGCTGAGCCACGGCGATTGCACGGCCGGGCAGCAAGACTGTCTCAAGCTGCCGACCGGCGTCCAGCCGCGGCTCGGGGCCGTCGAAGCGCCCACCCCGGTGCTCGATCTCGTGGCATTCTATTCCTCGAACCTCGCCGTACCCGCCCGGCGTCGGGCGAGCTTCCCTGAAACCTTGAAGGGCAAGCGGCTTTTCTACGAAGCGGGCTGCGCCGCCTGCCACACGCCGAAATTCGTGACCCGGCGCGACGCGCCGCACAAGGAGCAGGCGTTCCAGCTCATCTGGCCCTATTCCGATTTCCTCCTGCACGACATGGGCGCCGGCCTCGCCGACGGCCAGCAGGTCGGCCTCGCCAACGGGCGCGAATGGCGCACGCCGCCGCTCTGGGGGATCGGCTTGACAAGGACCGTCAGCGGCCACAGCTTCCTGCTCCATGACGGGCGCGCCCGCGATCTTTCGGAGGCCATCCTTTGGCATGGCGGCGAAGCGGAAAAGGCCCGTGACGCTTTCGCCGCCATGCGAGAGGGCGACCGCAAAGCCCTGATCACATTTCTGGAGTCCCTTTGA
- a CDS encoding undecaprenyl-diphosphate phosphatase, translating into MADQSIVSALVLGLIEGLTEFIPVSSTAHVLLAGHFLGFRSPGNTFAVLIQLGAILAILLVYFQKLLSIALALPTSIKARRFVFSVLLAFLPAALIGAAAHGFIKSVLFETPMLICIVLIVGGIILYAIDHLPLSPRYTDVFDYPPSLALKIGLFQCLAMIPGTSRSGATIAGALLMGTDKRSAAEFSFFLAMPTMLGAFTIDLYKNRDALSFDDVGLIAVGFIAAFVAGIFVVRSLLDFVSHRGFTPFAIWRVVVGTAGLIGLWLFG; encoded by the coding sequence ATGGCGGATCAATCGATCGTAAGCGCGCTCGTTCTCGGGCTCATTGAAGGGCTGACGGAGTTCATCCCGGTCTCGTCGACGGCGCATGTGCTGCTCGCCGGACACTTCCTCGGATTCCGGTCGCCCGGAAATACGTTCGCTGTTCTTATCCAGCTCGGCGCCATACTGGCGATCCTGCTCGTCTATTTCCAAAAGCTCCTGTCGATCGCGCTCGCCCTGCCGACGAGCATCAAGGCTCGACGCTTTGTCTTCTCGGTTCTGCTCGCCTTCCTGCCTGCGGCGCTCATCGGCGCGGCGGCGCATGGCTTTATCAAGTCGGTTCTTTTTGAAACACCGATGCTGATCTGCATCGTGCTGATCGTCGGCGGCATCATCCTCTACGCCATCGATCACCTGCCGCTCTCGCCGCGCTACACCGATGTCTTCGACTATCCGCCGTCGCTGGCGCTGAAGATCGGCCTGTTCCAGTGCCTGGCGATGATCCCGGGGACGTCGCGCTCCGGCGCCACCATTGCCGGCGCCCTGCTGATGGGGACCGACAAGCGTTCGGCCGCGGAATTTTCCTTCTTCCTCGCCATGCCGACCATGCTGGGCGCTTTCACGATCGATCTTTACAAGAACCGCGACGCGCTCTCCTTCGACGATGTCGGTCTGATCGCCGTCGGCTTCATCGCTGCCTTCGTCGCCGGGATTTTCGTCGTGCGTTCGCTGCTCGACTTCGTCTCGCACCGCGGCTTCACGCCTTTCGCGATCTGGCGCGTCGTCGTCGGCACCGCCGGGCTCATCGGCCTTTGGCTGTTCGGATAG
- a CDS encoding imelysin family protein, which yields MRLALRLALGLLLFAAVAAPAPAQEGGALSPRVVDETAVSGVMAKAVDGFILPGYRNLAETTKSLSEATAALCKAPSAASLEAARSAFSGVVQSWSAIEIIRLGPTLEQNRFERFLFYPDRKSTGLKQVQAILAKGNESATQAETLKAKSVAVQGLGALEYVLYGTGAETLSGKQGDFRCRYGLAISENLDTIAGELLAEWEKPDGIQAAWKRPGPGNPLFRDNKEAATELLGVLVHGVEMVKDQRLRPFYAGAVDGRRDRGDPRLAIYWRSVNTMPSVSANFRALQKLFDTAGMESLLPADSRSIAGSINFLFKALISAADRINGPIDAALADERQRSTLDFIALNTADLTDRLNRDFGGAIGLGAGFSFADGD from the coding sequence ATGCGCCTCGCTCTTCGCCTCGCTCTTGGGCTCCTGTTGTTTGCCGCCGTCGCTGCGCCGGCGCCAGCGCAGGAGGGCGGCGCACTCTCGCCGCGCGTCGTCGACGAGACAGCGGTCTCGGGCGTGATGGCGAAGGCCGTGGACGGTTTCATCCTGCCCGGCTACCGCAACCTCGCCGAGACGACGAAGTCGCTTTCGGAAGCGACGGCCGCACTTTGCAAGGCGCCTTCCGCCGCGAGCCTCGAAGCTGCGCGTTCGGCCTTCTCCGGCGTCGTCCAAAGCTGGTCTGCGATCGAGATCATTCGCCTCGGTCCCACGCTCGAGCAGAACCGTTTCGAACGCTTCCTCTTCTATCCGGACCGCAAGAGCACCGGCCTTAAACAGGTGCAGGCCATTCTCGCCAAAGGCAACGAGAGCGCCACGCAGGCGGAGACGCTGAAGGCGAAAAGCGTCGCGGTCCAGGGGCTCGGCGCGCTTGAATACGTGCTCTACGGCACCGGGGCGGAGACACTCTCCGGCAAGCAGGGCGATTTTCGCTGCCGTTACGGCCTTGCCATATCGGAGAATCTCGACACGATCGCCGGCGAGCTGCTTGCCGAATGGGAAAAGCCGGACGGCATTCAGGCTGCATGGAAGCGGCCGGGTCCCGGCAATCCGCTCTTCCGCGACAACAAGGAGGCCGCCACCGAATTGCTGGGCGTGCTCGTCCATGGCGTCGAAATGGTGAAGGATCAGCGGTTGCGCCCCTTCTACGCCGGAGCAGTCGATGGAAGGCGGGATCGCGGCGATCCGAGGCTCGCGATCTATTGGCGATCGGTCAATACCATGCCCTCCGTCTCCGCGAATTTCCGCGCCCTGCAGAAGCTCTTCGACACGGCGGGCATGGAAAGCCTACTTCCGGCCGACAGCCGTTCGATCGCCGGTTCGATCAATTTCCTTTTCAAGGCGCTGATCAGTGCTGCCGACCGGATCAACGGGCCGATCGACGCGGCGCTCGCCGACGAAAGACAGCGCAGCACGCTCGACTTCATCGCACTCAACACCGCCGACCTCACCGACCGGCTCAACCGAGACTTCGGCGGCGCGATCGGGCTCGGCGCCGGTTTTTCCTTCGCCGACGGCGATTGA